The proteins below come from a single Pristiophorus japonicus isolate sPriJap1 chromosome 18, sPriJap1.hap1, whole genome shotgun sequence genomic window:
- the oaz1a gene encoding LOW QUALITY PROTEIN: ornithine decarboxylase antizyme 1a (The sequence of the model RefSeq protein was modified relative to this genomic sequence to represent the inferred CDS: deleted 1 base in 1 codon), translating into MVKISLQRILNSHCFAREKEGNKMPSMTFSSNTSTESSRLSSNCCRNPGPGPLWCSDVPHPLLKIPGGRGNGQRDHNLAANLLFSDNRLSVTEDLSANSRTKILHFQSKLTDARIVHWRAVLNNNNLYIELPGGALPEGSKESFTILLEFAEEHLKAEHVFICFHKNRDDRASLLRAFSFLGFEIVKPGHPLVPKRPDAFFMVYTFERDSSDEE; encoded by the exons ATGGTCAAGATCTCCCTCCAGCGCATTTTGAATAGTCACTGTTTTgccagagagaaagaaggaaacaaAATGCCGTCCATGACGTTTAGTAGTAATACTAGTACCGAAAg TTCCAGGCTGTCCTCCAATTGCTGTCGTAACCCTGGTCCGGGGCCTCTGTGGTGTTCC GATGTCCCTCACCCACTCTTGAAGATCCCAGGTGGGCGAGGGAATGGTCAAAGGGATCACAATCTTGCAGCTAACTTACTGTTTTCA gataatCGGCTGAGTGTAACAGAAGATTTGAGTGCAAACAGCAGGACTAAAATTCTCCACTTCCAGTCCAAGCTTACTGATGCAAGAATTGTTCACTGGAGAGCAGTACTGAACAACAACAATCTGTATATTGAACTCCCAGGTGGGGCTTTGCCTGAGGGAAGCAAAGAAAG TTTTACCATCCTGCTTGAATTTGCAGAGGAACATCTTAAAGCTGAACATGTCTTCATTTGCTTCCACAAGAACAGGGATGATCGAG CTTCACTGCTTCGTGCATTTAGCTTTCTTGGCTTTGAGATTGTGAAACCTGGACATCCCCTCGTCCCAAAAAGACCAGACGCTTTCTTCATGGTGTATACATTTGAAAGAGACTCATCTGATGAAGAATAA